One Atribacterota bacterium genomic region harbors:
- a CDS encoding MBL fold metallo-hydrolase gives MWQVYTVGTQNYLYTPLRRILVDGGPGKDQARKLKQTVGTIEVIFLTHAHADHYGGVPYLLKAFPSLQLFLHPQEIPFLHNPIFEPALLFGGLPPRALCHPFLLGPSNLPFQEIDPTRFPDIEFVPLPGHPPGLFGIAMGDTLFAADALFGLEIVKKYPILYHFDPEEALRTLDTVEERFTTFIPSHGSLSGKELLRANRETIERTLETILVTIASGKRSLEEILKATMTTLTAVNSLDHYFLNRSALLGYVSTLEKRGELVLQVENSEVLIQKR, from the coding sequence ATGTGGCAGGTTTACACGGTTGGTACTCAAAATTACCTGTATACCCCGCTTCGGCGAATCCTCGTCGATGGTGGTCCCGGCAAAGACCAAGCCAGAAAACTCAAGCAAACGGTAGGGACTATCGAGGTTATCTTTCTCACCCATGCCCACGCTGACCACTATGGGGGTGTGCCGTACCTCCTCAAAGCGTTCCCAAGCCTCCAGCTTTTTCTCCATCCTCAGGAAATACCCTTTTTGCACAACCCAATTTTTGAGCCTGCACTCCTTTTTGGGGGTCTTCCACCCCGGGCACTTTGTCATCCTTTCCTCCTCGGCCCTTCCAATCTTCCTTTCCAGGAAATCGACCCGACACGATTCCCAGATATCGAATTCGTACCTCTTCCCGGACATCCTCCAGGCCTTTTTGGTATCGCCATGGGCGATACCCTTTTTGCCGCCGACGCTCTGTTTGGTCTGGAAATCGTCAAAAAATATCCCATCCTGTACCACTTTGATCCCGAAGAAGCACTCAGGACCCTTGACACCGTCGAAGAACGCTTTACAACCTTCATCCCCTCTCACGGAAGCCTCAGCGGAAAAGAATTGCTTCGCGCCAACAGGGAAACCATAGAGCGAACCTTGGAAACGATTCTTGTCACCATAGCTTCAGGCAAGCGTTCTTTAGAAGAAATCCTGAAAGCTACCATGACGACCCTTACTGCGGTCAATTCTCTGGACCACTATTTCCTGAATCGTTCCGCTCTTCTTGGTTACGTAAGCACCCTCGAAAAACGAGGAGAGCTCGTTTTGCAGGTTGAAAACTCGGAAGTCCTCATCCAAAAAAGATGA
- a CDS encoding FAD-dependent oxidoreductase, with translation MAKRVVIVGGVAAGPKVAAKLRRLDQEADIIILERGKFLSYAGCGLPYYVGGEIKEYRELMETPVGVLRDPEFFEKSKGIRVYNHTEVLKIDRKGKTVEARNVNTGEVFQLPYDYLVLATGAKVSFPPIKAVDFDHAGEVSPRDLGHVYTLHGIEDAEAIRWTITEKLARKAVIIGGGLIGMEMTESLVRNGLDVTILEVLPEILPILDEDMGILVRRYCQSQGVNIRVGEKVERLEGQDGVVKRVITDKGVYEADLVVVATGFKPNSDLAQRAGLEIGETGGVKVDMFMRTSDPSIFAVGDCVEVENLVCRKGAYMPMGSLANKQGRVAAINIAGGNEVFRGGLNSVIFKLFDYTVARAGLTVRQAKDMGYEVEYALVPAPDRAHYFPGAKRVMTKLVADKRSGKLLGAQIIGLGDVTKTIYAVATVLYYGGAVEDLSSIDLPYAPPYASAIDNLCVAANVLRNKLEGKMVGISPHEVERKRKRNEECVLLDVRTPKEYQSMRIPGSTLIPLGTLPQRLHELPRDKEIITFCTVSLRGYEASLILRHNGFTNVKVMDGGISCWPYELEK, from the coding sequence GTGGCAAAAAGGGTCGTCATTGTTGGTGGTGTGGCTGCGGGACCAAAAGTAGCAGCCAAACTCCGTCGGCTGGATCAGGAAGCTGATATTATCATTCTCGAACGGGGAAAGTTTCTTTCTTACGCAGGCTGTGGATTGCCCTATTATGTGGGGGGAGAAATCAAAGAGTACCGAGAATTAATGGAAACGCCAGTAGGAGTCCTGAGAGATCCAGAGTTTTTTGAGAAATCGAAGGGTATCAGGGTGTATAACCATACCGAGGTGCTTAAGATTGACCGTAAAGGGAAAACGGTTGAGGCCCGTAATGTGAATACCGGTGAGGTGTTCCAATTGCCCTATGACTATCTGGTTTTGGCTACTGGTGCAAAAGTTTCCTTTCCACCAATCAAGGCTGTGGACTTTGACCACGCTGGAGAAGTCAGTCCCAGAGACTTGGGTCATGTCTATACCCTTCACGGAATCGAAGATGCAGAAGCCATCCGCTGGACCATCACTGAGAAACTGGCCCGAAAGGCAGTGATTATTGGTGGAGGGCTGATTGGTATGGAGATGACTGAAAGTCTGGTAAGAAATGGTCTTGATGTGACGATTCTTGAAGTCTTGCCCGAGATATTGCCCATTCTTGACGAAGACATGGGAATTCTGGTGCGACGGTACTGCCAGTCTCAAGGGGTGAATATCCGGGTGGGAGAAAAAGTGGAACGGCTCGAGGGTCAGGATGGGGTGGTAAAACGGGTAATCACGGATAAAGGGGTCTATGAAGCCGACCTTGTGGTGGTGGCCACAGGTTTCAAGCCCAATTCGGACCTTGCTCAACGAGCTGGACTTGAGATTGGTGAAACCGGTGGAGTTAAGGTGGATATGTTTATGCGTACTTCTGACCCATCTATCTTTGCGGTAGGGGATTGTGTGGAGGTGGAAAATCTGGTTTGTAGGAAAGGGGCCTATATGCCCATGGGATCCTTAGCCAACAAACAAGGAAGGGTAGCGGCCATCAATATCGCCGGAGGAAATGAGGTATTTCGCGGAGGGCTTAATTCGGTGATTTTCAAGCTCTTTGACTATACTGTTGCTCGAGCTGGACTCACCGTGCGCCAGGCGAAAGATATGGGGTATGAAGTGGAATATGCACTGGTGCCGGCGCCAGATCGAGCTCATTATTTCCCGGGAGCCAAACGGGTGATGACGAAACTCGTTGCTGATAAACGAAGCGGGAAACTCCTGGGGGCACAGATTATCGGCTTGGGTGATGTAACCAAGACTATTTACGCTGTGGCCACGGTCTTGTACTATGGAGGGGCGGTGGAAGACCTCTCCAGCATCGATTTACCGTATGCGCCACCCTATGCTTCGGCCATCGATAACTTATGTGTGGCGGCGAATGTTTTACGCAACAAACTGGAGGGAAAAATGGTCGGTATTTCACCCCATGAAGTGGAGCGTAAACGGAAACGAAACGAGGAATGTGTTTTACTTGACGTCCGAACTCCTAAGGAATATCAGAGTATGCGTATTCCCGGGAGCACTTTGATTCCTCTGGGAACACTCCCTCAGCGATTGCACGAACTCCCCAGAGATAAGGAAATCATCACCTTCTGTACGGTAAGCCTGCGGGGATATGAAGCTTCGCTCATTTTACGGCATAACGGTTTTACGAACGTAAAAGTTATGGATGGTGGAATCAGCTGCTGGCCGTATGAGCTGGAGAAGTAA
- the lptC gene encoding LPS export ABC transporter periplasmic protein LptC produces MGNTLPILFTLFFGVILSLPLFAQSEAPFPSPTPFPVLGKQVEIRGWEGGKLNWVLRATEVKFDKEGNQAVCQGGIELVVYGEEGIIRSTLKAQSAEVDLKQKNFRFFGSVEVVSKEGNRVLTEELLYQERIKMIETKSVTQVFFNGHTLECESLVSDLDFEHPEFYGVTGGSFRIDAG; encoded by the coding sequence ATGGGGAATACGCTCCCCATCCTATTTACCCTTTTTTTTGGCGTGATTCTCTCTTTACCACTTTTTGCTCAGAGTGAGGCACCGTTTCCTTCCCCAACTCCCTTTCCCGTTTTGGGGAAGCAAGTGGAGATCCGGGGATGGGAGGGGGGAAAACTCAACTGGGTGCTTCGTGCCACCGAAGTCAAGTTTGATAAAGAGGGAAATCAGGCAGTGTGTCAGGGAGGTATTGAACTTGTGGTTTACGGTGAGGAGGGCATAATTCGTTCCACTTTGAAAGCCCAGTCAGCGGAGGTCGATTTAAAACAGAAGAATTTTCGTTTTTTTGGTTCGGTAGAAGTGGTTTCAAAGGAGGGGAATCGAGTGCTAACCGAAGAGCTTCTCTACCAAGAACGGATAAAAATGATAGAAACAAAGAGCGTGACCCAGGTTTTTTTTAACGGCCATACCTTAGAATGCGAAAGTTTGGTAAGTGATCTTGATTTTGAACACCCTGAGTTCTATGGGGTCACTGGGGGTTCCTTCCGAATCGATGCCGGATGA